One Drosophila subobscura isolate 14011-0131.10 chromosome dot, UCBerk_Dsub_1.0, whole genome shotgun sequence DNA segment encodes these proteins:
- the LOC117902981 gene encoding host cell factor isoform X2 — translation MESSDFAGPTKGGIATAISAASEDLSKDQILHSEGQKSNDMDTEESLGESSVATNLSGFRWKRVLNPTGPQPRPRHGHRAINIKELMVVFGGGNEGIVDELHVYNTVTNQWYVPVLKGDVPNGCAAYGFVVEGTRMFVFGGMIEYGKYSNELYELQATKWEWRKMYPESPDNGVSPCPRLGHSFTMVGEKIFLFGGLANESDDPKNNIPKYLNDLYILDTRGVHSHNGKWIIPKTYGDSPPPRESHTGISFSSKNTGKLNLLIYGGMSGCRLGDLWLLDIDSMTWSKPRTLGQAPLPRSLHSSTMIANKMYVFGGWVPLVINDSKSTTEREWKCTNTLAVLDLDTMTWDNVTLDTVEENVPRARAGHCAVGIQSRLYVWSGRDGYRKAWNNQVCCKDLWYLEVAKPLYAVKVALVRASTHALELSWTATTFAAAYVLQIQKIEQAAHTSSKQSAQSLVQYGTTSTVAPPANGSEITPSGGVEAPAASFKFEKSPISLLHHAAGATSATEATVQPTISTTKPASLLGNLGFTDISQSPSPNTQLQMKPISRLLVEAGGASLKLEKSPGPASSSEAVVQPLTTATKTASASVLTSVGFNDMLQSVSTNTQFQGKPVTAVAGTSFTLPTSTVGVQPQISIISSTATTSSSSGMLQKFRPSLAPSRPGSTTTAAVAIASGGDPMSVRVSGAMTSNVVLSSTASSGSLRLVPSVTASQTLRLASSHGTGAGTATNIKTALPSTAVQSPHTGQATTSIGGKQYFIQKPLTLAPNVQLQFVKTSGGGMTVQTLPKMNFNIAKGASSQGLSITNQQLSAASAQIQISSGQQKSSSPAGTTVSPVVGPTTPGSQQHKSIVSGNVLKLVSPHAMASGGKLIMKNSNILQMGKVTPNVMGGKPAFVITNKQGTQLGNQQIIIVTTGGSLRTVPASTVMSTAGTGTGTSIVSIVGSTSTTTSTLQAVGGQRAMISNQSGVKMIRNISSAPGSVATGQKLSSSPLQQKTALFIGGKPVTVMSTNAGIAGIAGSSSNSNKLVVLPGTSATTVGSTTTLSARKSFVNIFNSGGNSRALTLATKSVPAKIVQSAQVQVQKAAVAEKSIPIVKIGETDPMDDIIEQLDGAGDLLQKHPTPEAKARSEEGVNEDNATSTSTSTSGHSEGTLSSSGSSDNNQRLTDHQVGIVEDTTGVSSTTDARETPAEITESVNSAQSGEEKMNCIEFMAKPSSSDSTCSRPTTSETEAATILTNIKAGEALVLGSGVVGKDPAISTTRGAGDDGTRDTDGDFSTGSKPMAMPHKPHQHQNVDGSHLEALASAAVMQAETADATASVNTIQAVKSVLERSGSGSVAQIAIATADNPQTNDQQNAIAVAVQNTSQDENEKWQTVGVFKDLSHTVTSYIDSKYFNDTFLESLDVDNLPDFNQYPRISLDPGTAYRFRLAAINSCGRGEWGEISSFKTCLPGFPGAPSAIKISKDVKEGAHLTWEPPPAQKTKEIVEYSVYLAVKPTTKDKALASPQLAFVRVYVGAANQCTVPNASLSNAHVDCSNKPAIIFRIAARNQKGYGPATQVRWLQDPATTKLQTPANAPSLKRAQDKTFSGSGSSANSYCSPQKRGRSGGMQD, via the exons ATGGAGAGTTCAGATTTCGCTGGGCCAACGAAAGGAGGAATAGCTACAGCTATATCAGCTGCATCCGAAGATCTGAGCAAGGATCAGATTTTGCATTCGGAGGGGCAAAAATCCAATGATATGGATACAGAGGAAAGTTTAGGAGAAAGCAGTGTAGCCACCAACTTGTCCGGCTTTCGTTGGAAACGTGTTCTCAATCCTACAGGACCGCAGCCGCGACCGAGACACGGGCATCGTGCCATAAACATAAAGGAGCTTATGGTTGTCTTTGGCGGTGGAAATGAAGGAATTGTTGACGAATTGCATGTTTACAACACAG TTACGAATCAATGGTACGTTCCAGTACTCAAAGGAGATGTTCCCAATGGATGCGCTGCTTatggttttgttgttgaggGAACTCGGATGTTTGTTTTCGGTGGGATGATTGAATACGGAAAGTACTCAAACGAACTTTATGAACTCCAAGCGACCAAGTGGGAGTGGAGAAAAATGTACCCTGAATCTCCGGACAACGGCGTGTCACCTTGTCCACGCTTGGGGCACAGTTTTACAATGGTTGGCGAaaagatttttctttttggtggcCTTGCAAATGAATCAGACGacccaaaaaacaatattcCTAA ATACTTGAATGATTTATACATACTGGACACACGAGGAGTTCACAGTCACAATGGTAAATGGATTATACCAAAAACATACGGCGACAGTCCGCCACCCCGTGAGTCCCACACCGGGATTTCGTTTTCAAGTAAAAACACTGGAAAATTGAACCTATTAATTTACGGAGGAATGAGTGGCTGTCGTTTGGGAGACTTATGGCTGCTCGACATTG ATTCAATGACTTGGTCCAAACCGCGCACACTAGGACAAGCGCCTCTGCCGCGCTCATTACATAGCTCAACAATGAttgccaacaaaatgtatgtTTTTGGAGGATGGGTTCCCTTGGTAATCAATGATTCGAAGTCGACAACGGAGCGCGAATGGAAATGTACAAACACGCTTGCCGTCCTTGATTTGG aCACTATGACCTGGGACAATGTCACCTTGGACACTGTGGAGGAAAACGTGCCACGGGCTCGTGCCGGCCACTGTGCTGTTGGCATCCAAAGTCGCCTATATGTGTGGTCGGGTCGGGATGGCTACCGCAAGGCATGGAACAACCAG GTTTGCTGCAAAGACCTCTGGTATTTGGAGGTAGCGAAACCTCTTTACGCAGTTAAAGTGGCACTAGTGCGCGCATCCACACATGCTCTTGAGCTGTCTTGGACTGCAACCACCTTCGCAGCAGCCTATGTGTTGCAGATTCAGAAAATTGAGCAAGCAGCACATACGAGCTCGAAGCAATCAGCTCAAAGTCTGGTGCAATATGGAACAACGTCTACAGTAGCTCCACCAGCAAATGGCTCCGAAATTACACCGTCAGGTGGAGTTGAAGCGCCTGCTGCTTCATTCAAGTTCGAAAAGAGTCCGATTTCATTGCTCCATCATGCGGCGGGGGCTACAAGCGCTACTGAAGCAACCGTTCAGCCAACCATATCTACAACGAAGCCGGCATCTTTATTGGGAAATCTTGGTTTCACTGACATCTCGCAGTCTCCATCGCCAAACAcacaattgcaaatgaaacCAATCTCTCGATTATTAGTCGAAGCTGGCGGTGCTTCATTGAAATTAGAAAAGAGTCCGGGGCCAGCTAGCTCTTCTGAAGCCGTGGTGCAGCCACTAACAACTGCGACTAAGACAGCATCTGCTTCCGTACTGACGAGCGTAGGATTCAATGACATGTTACAATCGGTATCGACGAATACACAATTTCAAGGGAAGCCTGTAACAGCTGTGGCCGGAACTTCTTTTACTCTGCCAACATCAACGGTCGGTGTACAACCGCAGATATCTATAATCAGCAGTACTGCAACCACCAGTAGTAGCAGTGGCATGCTGCAAAAGTTTCGTCCCAGTCTAGCCCCTTCAAGGCCAGGTTCaaccaccacagcagcagtagcaataGCATCTGGCGGTGACCCTATGTCTGTGCGCGTCTCTGGTGCGATGACATCGAATGTTGTGCTTAGCTCTACGGCTTCAAGTGGCAGCCTACGCCTCGTACCCAGCGTTACTGCATCTCAGACACTGCGGCTAGCATCCTCCCATGGCACTGGAGCAGGCACCGCAACTAATATAAAAACTGCACTGCCGAGCACTGCTGTTCAATCGCCGCATACGGGACAGGCAACAACGTCAATAGGTGGCAAGCAGTACTTCATCCAAAAGCCGCTAACCCTTGCCCCAAatgtgcagctgcagtttgttAAAACAAGCGGTGGCGGTATGACGGTACAGACGCTGCCGAAGATGAACTTTAATATAGCCAAAGGCGCTTCTTCACAGGGTCTTTCAATTACAAATCAGCAGTtgtctgctgcctctgcccagATTCAG ATATCTTCTGGACAGCAAAAGTCATCGTCTCCGGCTGGCACAACAGTTTCACCAGTAGTAGGACCGACTACGcctggcagccagcaacataAATCTATTGTATCTGGCAACGTACTGAAGCTTGTTTCGCCCCACGCAATGGCCAGTGGTGGCAAATTGATCATGAAGAATTCAAACATTCTGCAAATGGGAAAGGTTACGCCAAATGTAATGGGCGGAAAGCCTGCTTTTGTTATAACAAACAAGCAAGGGACGCAGCTGGGCAACCAGCAGATCATTATTGTCACCACGGGCGGCAGTCTGCGAACCGTTCCTGCCAGCACTGTGATGAGCACAGCCGGGACAGGAACGGGGACAAGCATAGTTAGCATAGTGGGCTCCACGTCGACCACCACTAGTACATTGCAGGCGGTTGGTGGGCAACGAGCCATGATTTCCAACCAGAGTGGTGTCAAAATGATACGCAACATTTCATCAGCACCTGGATCAGTAGCAACTGGACAAAAACTGAGTAGCTCTCCTCTACAGCAAAAGACGGCTCTATTTATAGGCGGCAAACCAGTCACGGTAATGAGCACGAATGCTGGAATTGCTGGAATTGCTGGATCTAGCAGTAACTCAAACAAACTAGTGGTTTTGCCGGGGACAAGTGCGACAACCGTTGGTTCTACCACCACACTTAGCGCCAGAAAAAGCTTcgttaacatttttaattccGGTGGTAATTCCCGTGCCCTAACTTTGGCGACCAAGAGCGTGCCAGCCAAGATTGTACAGTCGGCACAGGTGCAGGTACAGAAGGCCGCCGTCGCCGAAAAGAGCATTCCGATTGTGAAAATAGGGGAAACGGATCCTATGGACGATATAATAGAGCAGTTGGATGGTGCTGGCGATCTACTACAAAAACATCCTACACCTGAAGCCAAAGCGCGATCTGAAGAGGGTGTAAATGAAGACAATGCCACATCAACGTCAACTTCAACATCAGGCCATTCTGAAGGCACGTTATCTTCAAGTGGCTCAAGCGATAACAATCAAAGGCTAACTGATCACCAAGTGGGCATTGTTGAAGATACAACCGGCGTCAGCAGCACTACTGATGCCAGGGAAACTCCAGCAGAAATCACCGAAAGTGTTAATAGCGCTCAATCCGGGGAAGAGAAGATGAATTGCATTGAGTTTATG GCCAAGCCTTCATCCTCGGACAGTACCTGCAGCAGGCCGACAACGTCCGAGACTGAAGCCGCCACTATACTAACAAACATAAAAGCTGGGGAGGCTTTAGTTTTGGGGAGCGGAGTAGTCGGTAAAGATCCGGCCATCTCCACTACTCGTGGTGCGGGAGACGATGGGACTCGAGATACAGACGGCGATTTTAGTACAGGATCAAAGCCCATGGCCATGCCTCATAAGCCTCATCAACACCAAAATG TGGATGGCTCACATTTGGAGGCATTAGCCTCAGCCGCTGTGATGCAAGCAGAAACGGCAGATGCAACCGCTTCGGTGAACACTATTCAAGCGGTTAAAAGTGTGTTGGAACGATCGGGAAGCGGCTCAGTAGCACAGATAGCAATTGCGACTGCTGACAATCCACAAACCAAT GATCAACAAAATGCCATCGCCGTTGCAGTGCAAAACACCTCGCAGGACGAAAACgagaaatggcaaacagtgGGGGTATTCAAAGACCTCTCGCATACAGTTACCAGCTATATTGACTCAAAGTATTTCAACGATACTTTTCTCGAAAGCTTAGATGTCGACAACTTGCCGGACTTTAATCAATATCCACGCATAAGCTTAGATCCTGGAACAGCCTATCGCTTTCGTTTGGCTGCTATAAATTCATGTGGTCGCGGCGAATGGGGAGag ATTTCCAGTTTTAAAACTTGTTTGCCCGGCTTCCCAGGTGCCCCATCGGCAATAAAGATTTCGAAGGACGTTAAGGAGGGTGCTCATTTAACATGGGAGCCGCCTCCGGCACAGAAAACAAAGGAGATAGTCGAGTACTCCGTATACCTTGCAGTAAAGCCCACGACCAAGGACAAGGCGCTAGCGTCGCCACAACTGGCTTTCGTGCGAGTATACGTAGGTGCCGCCAATCAGTGCACAGTTCCGAACGCCTCGCTTTCCAACGCTCATGTGGATTGCTCGAATAAGCCGGCTATTATATTCCGAATTGCAGCGCGCAACCAAAAGGGTTATGGACCAGCGACGCAAGTTAGGTGGCTGCAGG ATCCTGCGACAACTAAACTACAGACGCCCGCCAACGCGCCAAGTTTAAAGCGTGCTCAGGACAAGACtttcagtggcagtggcagctcgGCAAATTCGTACTGTTCGCCGCAAAAGCGAGGGCGTAGCGGGGGCATGCAAGATTGA
- the LOC117902981 gene encoding host cell factor isoform X1, with amino-acid sequence MESSDFAGPTKGGIATAISAASEDLSKDQILHSEGQKSNDMDTEESLGESSVATNLSGFRWKRVLNPTGPQPRPRHGHRAINIKELMVVFGGGNEGIVDELHVYNTVTNQWYVPVLKGDVPNGCAAYGFVVEGTRMFVFGGMIEYGKYSNELYELQATKWEWRKMYPESPDNGVSPCPRLGHSFTMVGEKIFLFGGLANESDDPKNNIPKYLNDLYILDTRGVHSHNGKWIIPKTYGDSPPPRESHTGISFSSKNTGKLNLLIYGGMSGCRLGDLWLLDIDSMTWSKPRTLGQAPLPRSLHSSTMIANKMYVFGGWVPLVINDSKSTTEREWKCTNTLAVLDLDTMTWDNVTLDTVEENVPRARAGHCAVGIQSRLYVWSGRDGYRKAWNNQVRVCCKDLWYLEVAKPLYAVKVALVRASTHALELSWTATTFAAAYVLQIQKIEQAAHTSSKQSAQSLVQYGTTSTVAPPANGSEITPSGGVEAPAASFKFEKSPISLLHHAAGATSATEATVQPTISTTKPASLLGNLGFTDISQSPSPNTQLQMKPISRLLVEAGGASLKLEKSPGPASSSEAVVQPLTTATKTASASVLTSVGFNDMLQSVSTNTQFQGKPVTAVAGTSFTLPTSTVGVQPQISIISSTATTSSSSGMLQKFRPSLAPSRPGSTTTAAVAIASGGDPMSVRVSGAMTSNVVLSSTASSGSLRLVPSVTASQTLRLASSHGTGAGTATNIKTALPSTAVQSPHTGQATTSIGGKQYFIQKPLTLAPNVQLQFVKTSGGGMTVQTLPKMNFNIAKGASSQGLSITNQQLSAASAQIQISSGQQKSSSPAGTTVSPVVGPTTPGSQQHKSIVSGNVLKLVSPHAMASGGKLIMKNSNILQMGKVTPNVMGGKPAFVITNKQGTQLGNQQIIIVTTGGSLRTVPASTVMSTAGTGTGTSIVSIVGSTSTTTSTLQAVGGQRAMISNQSGVKMIRNISSAPGSVATGQKLSSSPLQQKTALFIGGKPVTVMSTNAGIAGIAGSSSNSNKLVVLPGTSATTVGSTTTLSARKSFVNIFNSGGNSRALTLATKSVPAKIVQSAQVQVQKAAVAEKSIPIVKIGETDPMDDIIEQLDGAGDLLQKHPTPEAKARSEEGVNEDNATSTSTSTSGHSEGTLSSSGSSDNNQRLTDHQVGIVEDTTGVSSTTDARETPAEITESVNSAQSGEEKMNCIEFMAKPSSSDSTCSRPTTSETEAATILTNIKAGEALVLGSGVVGKDPAISTTRGAGDDGTRDTDGDFSTGSKPMAMPHKPHQHQNVDGSHLEALASAAVMQAETADATASVNTIQAVKSVLERSGSGSVAQIAIATADNPQTNDQQNAIAVAVQNTSQDENEKWQTVGVFKDLSHTVTSYIDSKYFNDTFLESLDVDNLPDFNQYPRISLDPGTAYRFRLAAINSCGRGEWGEISSFKTCLPGFPGAPSAIKISKDVKEGAHLTWEPPPAQKTKEIVEYSVYLAVKPTTKDKALASPQLAFVRVYVGAANQCTVPNASLSNAHVDCSNKPAIIFRIAARNQKGYGPATQVRWLQDPATTKLQTPANAPSLKRAQDKTFSGSGSSANSYCSPQKRGRSGGMQD; translated from the exons ATGGAGAGTTCAGATTTCGCTGGGCCAACGAAAGGAGGAATAGCTACAGCTATATCAGCTGCATCCGAAGATCTGAGCAAGGATCAGATTTTGCATTCGGAGGGGCAAAAATCCAATGATATGGATACAGAGGAAAGTTTAGGAGAAAGCAGTGTAGCCACCAACTTGTCCGGCTTTCGTTGGAAACGTGTTCTCAATCCTACAGGACCGCAGCCGCGACCGAGACACGGGCATCGTGCCATAAACATAAAGGAGCTTATGGTTGTCTTTGGCGGTGGAAATGAAGGAATTGTTGACGAATTGCATGTTTACAACACAG TTACGAATCAATGGTACGTTCCAGTACTCAAAGGAGATGTTCCCAATGGATGCGCTGCTTatggttttgttgttgaggGAACTCGGATGTTTGTTTTCGGTGGGATGATTGAATACGGAAAGTACTCAAACGAACTTTATGAACTCCAAGCGACCAAGTGGGAGTGGAGAAAAATGTACCCTGAATCTCCGGACAACGGCGTGTCACCTTGTCCACGCTTGGGGCACAGTTTTACAATGGTTGGCGAaaagatttttctttttggtggcCTTGCAAATGAATCAGACGacccaaaaaacaatattcCTAA ATACTTGAATGATTTATACATACTGGACACACGAGGAGTTCACAGTCACAATGGTAAATGGATTATACCAAAAACATACGGCGACAGTCCGCCACCCCGTGAGTCCCACACCGGGATTTCGTTTTCAAGTAAAAACACTGGAAAATTGAACCTATTAATTTACGGAGGAATGAGTGGCTGTCGTTTGGGAGACTTATGGCTGCTCGACATTG ATTCAATGACTTGGTCCAAACCGCGCACACTAGGACAAGCGCCTCTGCCGCGCTCATTACATAGCTCAACAATGAttgccaacaaaatgtatgtTTTTGGAGGATGGGTTCCCTTGGTAATCAATGATTCGAAGTCGACAACGGAGCGCGAATGGAAATGTACAAACACGCTTGCCGTCCTTGATTTGG aCACTATGACCTGGGACAATGTCACCTTGGACACTGTGGAGGAAAACGTGCCACGGGCTCGTGCCGGCCACTGTGCTGTTGGCATCCAAAGTCGCCTATATGTGTGGTCGGGTCGGGATGGCTACCGCAAGGCATGGAACAACCAGGTTAGG GTTTGCTGCAAAGACCTCTGGTATTTGGAGGTAGCGAAACCTCTTTACGCAGTTAAAGTGGCACTAGTGCGCGCATCCACACATGCTCTTGAGCTGTCTTGGACTGCAACCACCTTCGCAGCAGCCTATGTGTTGCAGATTCAGAAAATTGAGCAAGCAGCACATACGAGCTCGAAGCAATCAGCTCAAAGTCTGGTGCAATATGGAACAACGTCTACAGTAGCTCCACCAGCAAATGGCTCCGAAATTACACCGTCAGGTGGAGTTGAAGCGCCTGCTGCTTCATTCAAGTTCGAAAAGAGTCCGATTTCATTGCTCCATCATGCGGCGGGGGCTACAAGCGCTACTGAAGCAACCGTTCAGCCAACCATATCTACAACGAAGCCGGCATCTTTATTGGGAAATCTTGGTTTCACTGACATCTCGCAGTCTCCATCGCCAAACAcacaattgcaaatgaaacCAATCTCTCGATTATTAGTCGAAGCTGGCGGTGCTTCATTGAAATTAGAAAAGAGTCCGGGGCCAGCTAGCTCTTCTGAAGCCGTGGTGCAGCCACTAACAACTGCGACTAAGACAGCATCTGCTTCCGTACTGACGAGCGTAGGATTCAATGACATGTTACAATCGGTATCGACGAATACACAATTTCAAGGGAAGCCTGTAACAGCTGTGGCCGGAACTTCTTTTACTCTGCCAACATCAACGGTCGGTGTACAACCGCAGATATCTATAATCAGCAGTACTGCAACCACCAGTAGTAGCAGTGGCATGCTGCAAAAGTTTCGTCCCAGTCTAGCCCCTTCAAGGCCAGGTTCaaccaccacagcagcagtagcaataGCATCTGGCGGTGACCCTATGTCTGTGCGCGTCTCTGGTGCGATGACATCGAATGTTGTGCTTAGCTCTACGGCTTCAAGTGGCAGCCTACGCCTCGTACCCAGCGTTACTGCATCTCAGACACTGCGGCTAGCATCCTCCCATGGCACTGGAGCAGGCACCGCAACTAATATAAAAACTGCACTGCCGAGCACTGCTGTTCAATCGCCGCATACGGGACAGGCAACAACGTCAATAGGTGGCAAGCAGTACTTCATCCAAAAGCCGCTAACCCTTGCCCCAAatgtgcagctgcagtttgttAAAACAAGCGGTGGCGGTATGACGGTACAGACGCTGCCGAAGATGAACTTTAATATAGCCAAAGGCGCTTCTTCACAGGGTCTTTCAATTACAAATCAGCAGTtgtctgctgcctctgcccagATTCAG ATATCTTCTGGACAGCAAAAGTCATCGTCTCCGGCTGGCACAACAGTTTCACCAGTAGTAGGACCGACTACGcctggcagccagcaacataAATCTATTGTATCTGGCAACGTACTGAAGCTTGTTTCGCCCCACGCAATGGCCAGTGGTGGCAAATTGATCATGAAGAATTCAAACATTCTGCAAATGGGAAAGGTTACGCCAAATGTAATGGGCGGAAAGCCTGCTTTTGTTATAACAAACAAGCAAGGGACGCAGCTGGGCAACCAGCAGATCATTATTGTCACCACGGGCGGCAGTCTGCGAACCGTTCCTGCCAGCACTGTGATGAGCACAGCCGGGACAGGAACGGGGACAAGCATAGTTAGCATAGTGGGCTCCACGTCGACCACCACTAGTACATTGCAGGCGGTTGGTGGGCAACGAGCCATGATTTCCAACCAGAGTGGTGTCAAAATGATACGCAACATTTCATCAGCACCTGGATCAGTAGCAACTGGACAAAAACTGAGTAGCTCTCCTCTACAGCAAAAGACGGCTCTATTTATAGGCGGCAAACCAGTCACGGTAATGAGCACGAATGCTGGAATTGCTGGAATTGCTGGATCTAGCAGTAACTCAAACAAACTAGTGGTTTTGCCGGGGACAAGTGCGACAACCGTTGGTTCTACCACCACACTTAGCGCCAGAAAAAGCTTcgttaacatttttaattccGGTGGTAATTCCCGTGCCCTAACTTTGGCGACCAAGAGCGTGCCAGCCAAGATTGTACAGTCGGCACAGGTGCAGGTACAGAAGGCCGCCGTCGCCGAAAAGAGCATTCCGATTGTGAAAATAGGGGAAACGGATCCTATGGACGATATAATAGAGCAGTTGGATGGTGCTGGCGATCTACTACAAAAACATCCTACACCTGAAGCCAAAGCGCGATCTGAAGAGGGTGTAAATGAAGACAATGCCACATCAACGTCAACTTCAACATCAGGCCATTCTGAAGGCACGTTATCTTCAAGTGGCTCAAGCGATAACAATCAAAGGCTAACTGATCACCAAGTGGGCATTGTTGAAGATACAACCGGCGTCAGCAGCACTACTGATGCCAGGGAAACTCCAGCAGAAATCACCGAAAGTGTTAATAGCGCTCAATCCGGGGAAGAGAAGATGAATTGCATTGAGTTTATG GCCAAGCCTTCATCCTCGGACAGTACCTGCAGCAGGCCGACAACGTCCGAGACTGAAGCCGCCACTATACTAACAAACATAAAAGCTGGGGAGGCTTTAGTTTTGGGGAGCGGAGTAGTCGGTAAAGATCCGGCCATCTCCACTACTCGTGGTGCGGGAGACGATGGGACTCGAGATACAGACGGCGATTTTAGTACAGGATCAAAGCCCATGGCCATGCCTCATAAGCCTCATCAACACCAAAATG TGGATGGCTCACATTTGGAGGCATTAGCCTCAGCCGCTGTGATGCAAGCAGAAACGGCAGATGCAACCGCTTCGGTGAACACTATTCAAGCGGTTAAAAGTGTGTTGGAACGATCGGGAAGCGGCTCAGTAGCACAGATAGCAATTGCGACTGCTGACAATCCACAAACCAAT GATCAACAAAATGCCATCGCCGTTGCAGTGCAAAACACCTCGCAGGACGAAAACgagaaatggcaaacagtgGGGGTATTCAAAGACCTCTCGCATACAGTTACCAGCTATATTGACTCAAAGTATTTCAACGATACTTTTCTCGAAAGCTTAGATGTCGACAACTTGCCGGACTTTAATCAATATCCACGCATAAGCTTAGATCCTGGAACAGCCTATCGCTTTCGTTTGGCTGCTATAAATTCATGTGGTCGCGGCGAATGGGGAGag ATTTCCAGTTTTAAAACTTGTTTGCCCGGCTTCCCAGGTGCCCCATCGGCAATAAAGATTTCGAAGGACGTTAAGGAGGGTGCTCATTTAACATGGGAGCCGCCTCCGGCACAGAAAACAAAGGAGATAGTCGAGTACTCCGTATACCTTGCAGTAAAGCCCACGACCAAGGACAAGGCGCTAGCGTCGCCACAACTGGCTTTCGTGCGAGTATACGTAGGTGCCGCCAATCAGTGCACAGTTCCGAACGCCTCGCTTTCCAACGCTCATGTGGATTGCTCGAATAAGCCGGCTATTATATTCCGAATTGCAGCGCGCAACCAAAAGGGTTATGGACCAGCGACGCAAGTTAGGTGGCTGCAGG ATCCTGCGACAACTAAACTACAGACGCCCGCCAACGCGCCAAGTTTAAAGCGTGCTCAGGACAAGACtttcagtggcagtggcagctcgGCAAATTCGTACTGTTCGCCGCAAAAGCGAGGGCGTAGCGGGGGCATGCAAGATTGA